CGGGACCGCCGCAGCGCTGGGGGTGACCGCCCTGCTCGGGGTCGCGTTCGTCGCGTTCGCCGACCTGACCGGGCTCGCGTCGGAGGAGGCGAGCCTGGCCCGATTCGCGGTCGAGGGGCTGGACCTGCGCGGTCTGGTCCTGGCCGGCCTGGTGATCGGGGCGCTGGGCGTCCTGGACGACGTCACCGTCAGCCAGGCGTCGACCGTGTTCGCCGTCCACGGCGCCAACCCGGACCAGTCCTTCGGTGAGGTGTTCCGGCGGGCGATGGGCGTGGGGCGGGACCACATCGCTTCGACGGTGAACACGCTCGTGCTGGCCTACGTCGGGGCGTCGATCCCGCTGATCGTCCTGTTCTCGACCGGTGGCCTACCGGCGGCCGAGATCGTCAACGCCGAGATCGTCGCCGAGGAGGTGGTGCGGACGCTGGTTGGCTCGGTCGGCCTGATCTCGGCGGTGCCGCTGACCACGGCCCTGGCGACCGCCGTCGCCATGCGCCGCGACGCCGGCGAGCTCCCCGTCCCTGCCCACCTGCGCGACGACGTCGACGAGGGCCAGCTCAGCGACGAGGAGCTCGCGCACCGGCGGTGGATCGAGTACCTGCGCAGCGGCGCGACCGAAGGCGAGCCCCCCAGCGTCCCGTCCGCTGGAGAGGACGGCTCCTGATCGACTGCATCGCGCGCCGTCAGGCGCCGGCGGTCAGCCACTCCAGGAGCGTGCGGACCGGCGCGCCGGTCCCGCCCTTGCGGACGTAGCCGTACTGCTTGTCAGACCAGGCGATCCCGGCGATGTCCAGGTGCGCCCACGGGATCCCATCGGCGACGAACTCCTTGAGGAACAGCCCACCGATGATGGTCCCGGCGACTCCCTGCTGCCCGATGTTCTTCAGGTCGGCGACCTCGCTCTTGAGGTCCGCGCGGTAGTCGTCGGGGAGAGGCAGGCGCCACAGACGCTCACCCGACGCCTGGGATGCGGAGAGCAGGCCGTCGGCCAAGCCGTCGTGGTCGGTGAGGAGTCCCCCGATGCGGTTGCCCAGCGCCACCACGACCGCGCCGGTGAGCGTGGCGAGGTCCACGACGACGTCGGGCTCGCGTTCGCTGGCGTGAGCGAGCGCGTCGGAGAGCACGAGTCGGCCCTCGGCGTCGGTGTTCAACACCTCGACGGTCTTGCCGTTGCGGGCGGTGTACACGTCGCCGGGGCGCTGCGCCGTCGCCGACGGCATGTTCTCGGCCAGGGCCAACACCCCGGTCAGGCGGAGCGGCAGTTGCAGCTCCGCGGCGGCCTTGACGGTGGCGACCACCGCCGCCGCGCCGCCCATGTCCATCTTCATGGTCATCATCCCGCTCCCGGACTTCAGCGACAGCCCGCCGGAGTCGAACGTGATGCCCTTGCCGACCAGTGCGACGTGACGCTCGGCGCCGTCTGGGGCGTAGCTCAGCTCGACCAGCCGCGGTGGCGCCTCGGATCCCTTCCCGACGGCGATGATCCCCCCGTACCCGCCCCGCTCCAGGGCCGTCTCGTCGAGGACGGTGATGTCCACATCGGTGCCGTCGACCAGCGATCGCACCCGGTCGGCGAACGCAGGGGGGCGCTTGTTGGCAGGAGGTTCGTTGACCAGGTCGCGAGCGACAGCGGCCGCCCGCGCGTGGATGTCACCGATGCGGACGCCATCGCGGAGAGCGTCCGTCGCGGTGCCATGGACCGCGACCTGTTCGAGGCGGTGCTCGTCGCCCTTCGACTTGTAGCGGCTGAACCGGTACGCGCCGAGCGACAGCCCTTCCACGAGGGCCTGGGCAGCACCGGCCGGTTCCAAGCGATCCGCAGCGGCCGGGATGGTCGTGGCCACCGACCGCTGTCTGGAGGTCGCGTCGGCGAGCGCGGCGGCGGCCTTGCGCACCGCTTCGGCGTCGAGGTCGTCCGACTTCCCCAGCCCGACGACCAGCACGAGCGACGCGGGGATCGCGCCCCGCGTCGGGATCCGCGCGATGCTCCCGACGCTCCCGTCGAACCGCAGCGCCCGGCACTCGACGGTGAGGTCCACGTCGATCGCGGCGGCCAGCTGCTCCGCGCCAGGCCCCAGGGTCGGCGCCGGCGGAGCGGTCTGCTCGTCCGCGTCCTCGTCAAGCGAAGGCGCCGCGACCGCGGGGATCGCGACGACGTCGACGTCCGCGGCGGACAGCTCCGCGTCGGTCACCTCGAACGTGGGCACCTGCAGCTCCTGTCATCGACGGTCGATCCACGCTGAGGCTATGCGGTGACGGCTACGCTCGGGCGGCCATGAGCCAGTCAGGCGACGACCCGCGACGTGAGAGCGCGGCCGTCCGCCCGGTTGATCTCCGCGACTACGCCGCGTTCGACCGTGAGCGCGCCGTCCGCGTCCGGGTGCTCGCCACCGACGTACTGACCGTCGATCTTTGGTGCCTGGAACCTTGGCAGCGCACCGACGTGCTCCTGTACGGCGAGGTCGACGTGGCGTACACCGTCCTGGGCGGCAACGCCTGGTTCGTCACCGATGAAGGCGAGCTGGGGCTCGGCGCGCTCGGGGCGATGCTGGTCACAGCCGGGGTGGCCCACGTCGTCGACAACCGCACCGCCGACCCGCTGGTGGTTCTGGCCAGCGCCAGCCCACCGGACGTCCCCGCCGATGAGGTCGCCACCGACCACCCGGTCGAGGTCAGCGAAGCGGCGATCCACCGGCCTCAGGACAGACCGTCGCTGGCCGCGCGCCTCCGCTCGTTCCTGGGCCGGTGAGCGGGCCGGTGAGGCGTTCCCCACCGCTCTGATCGATCCGGGCGATCGGTTGCGGGGTCGCTGTCACGACGACGCGCCGTCCTCGGCGTCACCCGCGGGGCGCGGCTCGGTGACATCCATGTCCGGCTGGGCGCTCGCCGCGTCGCCTGTCGCTCGCTGGGAGCTTGGATCGCTGTCGTCGTGGTCGCCGCCCGAGCGCACCTCGTTGCCGACGGCCGCGAGGACGGCCGTCACCGGGACGGCCAGGAACGCTCCCGCGATGCCCGCGATGGTCGCCCCGGCGGTGAGTGCCAGCAGGATCACCACCGGATGCAGCTGGACCGCTCGTCCCATCACCACCGGCTGCAAGAAGTTGCCCTCGATCTGCTGCACCGCGACGAACAGGATGAGCACCAGCAGGGCGTCGACCGGCCCACCGCTGACCAGTGCGACCAGCACCGCGACCAGCCCGGCCGCGAACGCACCGACGATCGGGATGAAGCCACCGAAGAACGTCAGCAGCATCAACGGCAGGACCAGCGGCACACCGATCAGGACCAGCCCCAGGCCGACGGCGGTCGCGTCGACCGCCGCCACGATCACCACGCCGCGCATGTAGCCGGTGAGCGTGGCCCACGCACGTTCTGCGCCACGCTGCACCGTGGCGCGCCGCCCGTCCGGCACCTGGCGCAGGATCCACCCGGTGATCGGTTCGCTGTCTTTGACGAAGAAGAACAACACGATCAGGCTGAGCACCAAGATCGTCATGATCTCGCCGACCAGCGCGAGGCCGGTGAACGCCCCGGTCAGGATCCGGCCGGCGTTGTCCCGGGCCTCCTGCGCCGCTCGGTCGACGAGCTGTCGGAGCTGATCGGCGGAGACCGGCAGCGGCGAGCCCTGGAGCCACTGCAGGATCGACTCCCAGCCCTGCTGGACCTGCTGGCCGAGTTGTCCCATCTGGGCCACGAACAGCGGGATCGCCACGCCGATCAGGCCGGCGATGACCACCATCCCACCGACGACGGTGACGGCCGCCGCCGACGTGCGCGGCAGGCCGACCCGCTGCATCCAGCGGGCGGCTGGAACCGCGAGCGTGGCGAGGAACAGCGCGATGACCACCGGAGCCGTCGCCAGGTACAGACGTGCGAAGATCGACAGCGCCAGCGCGGCACCAACAGCCACGACCAGCAGGCGCCACCCGACCGCGGCGGACGTGCGCAGCCAAGCCGGGACGGGGTCCGCCGACTGGCCGTGTGCCACGATCCGGTGGCCGCCGCGGTTGGTCAAGCCAGCCGCGCCGGTCCGCTCGCGACGTCGCCGCCTGTCACGGTCAGCGAGTGATCGTCGCTGGGCGCGGGGATGCCCGCGTCGGTCGTGGTGACGGGGCACTGTTCGGTCATGACTGCTCCTGGATCGCTGTCGTCGGAGGCTGTTGTGGCAATCGGGCAGGCTCCAGACGCTCCTCGACCCCGCCGACCGGTTCCGCGAAGCGGTTCCCCACGTGCGGCGCGGCATCCTCGCCGACTGCACGCCGGCCGGTCAAGGCCGCGGCGAGATCGTCCGCTCTCCGGACATCGACATCGCGTCCCGCCCGTCAGGGGCGGGGCCGACGTTGAAGGCGCCGGTCACCCGACCCTTGCCGAAGCCCAGCACGAACGTCGCGGCGTACCGCGAGCCGGCCTCGCGGACCACGACCGACCCGGACGTCGCGAACTGGCGCTGCTGGCCGCGACGGACCTCGATCACAGCTCCGCCGGTCAGATCGTCGCAGTGGGGCAGGCAGCCGGCAGCGGCTGGTTCAACGACCGGCAACCGCTCCCCGGCCGCGAGCCCCGCGGGGTTCTCGACCACCAGTGCCAGCGGGGCGCCGTCGATCGTGAACGTCACGATGCACAGGTCCTCATCCACACCGTCGTTGGGGTCGCAGTCGCCGAGCACCACCTCGGGCTCGCCGTCGGTGACGTGGATCTGGCGTCCGCTCAGCGTGCCGGTCAGTTGGATGCCGTCGTCGGACGCCACGGGAGCGCGCTGCACGGCCTGGGTCCCGCACCCGCCCGACAGCATCGCGGCGGCCGCGACGACTGACACCCACCGCATCACGCCGCCGGCCCGCGGCGTACCTCGATGGCTTCCACCGCATCGGAGAACGCGTAGCCGGGATCGGGACCGCCTGCGATGGCGTAGACCCGCGCGCCGATCGCCACCACACCCAGCCCGTGGCGAGCGGTCGGGAGCGGTGGCAGGACCCGCCAGCGACCCTCACGCACGTCGAACGCCTCCACCTCGGCGAACGTCCCGCTGGCGTCCTCCCCGCCCGCGGCGAGCACGAAGCCAGTGTCGGTGCCAGCCGCGCCGATCCCCCCTCGGGGCGTCGGCAGGTCCGGTAACCGCCGCCACTCGTCGGCTTCCGCGTCGAACTCTTCTGCGGTCGCCAGGTTCGTCCCGACCCCGCCGGTGCGTCCTCCGACCACGAACAGCCGGCCGTCGGTCGCTGCGACCCCGAGGTGCTCACGGAGGGTGGGGGGCCCCGGCGCCGTGCGCCACGAAGCAGTGCCCGGATCGAAGATCAGCAGGGTGTCCGCCAGACCGTTGCGGCCCACCCCGCCGGCCACGTACACCTCTCCGGCCACCGCCGCCGCCCCGCCGGCGGCACGTCGTTCGGGAAGACGCGGAAGCTCCTCCCAGGCGCCCTCGTTCAGCCGGAACGCCCGATCCGAGGGGCGCGTGAGGCCGGGGCCGAGGTAGCCACCGATGACGTAGACGGAGCCGTCCAGCCCGGTGGACATGGCGTGGTTGACGCTGACAGGCAGGTCGGGACCGGTGCGCCACGCGCCAGCCCGTGGGTCGAAGATCTCCACCGTGGAGACCGTGTCACCACCCTCCAGGAACCCGCCGACCACCACGATCTCGTCCCCGTCGGTGGCGGCCGTCACCTCGGTGCGCCGCGACGGCGCGGCCACCAGGCGCTCCCAGCCGTCGACCTGCGGCGCGGTCTGCGTGCCGGTCGCCGTTGCCACGGTCGGTGTCGCTGCGGTCGGCGAGGACTGCGGCGGCGCGGGGTCCGCACCGCCTGCGCAAGCCACGACCAGGGCGGCACCTGCCAACACCGCCGCCGGCCCGCCGGGACGCACGTCAGCGGTGAGCGGCGAGCGCGGCAGCGGCGCCGCGGACCTCGGTCAACGTGTCGTCCAGCCCGGCGGGTCCCTGCCGTGACACGTGGACGTCGCGCGCCATCTCGATCGGCCTCTCCCCGCTCCAGCAGCCGCGACGTTGGACGCTAGTTGCTCGTCCAGGGACCGGCACTCGCACGGCGGCCGGTCAACCCACCGCGACCCCGAAGAGCGTGCCGATCAGGTAGGTGGCGGCGGCGGCCAGGACACCGACGCCGACCATACGCCCGCCGGAGAACGCCGCTCCTCGCCCGGTGAAGATCGACAGCGACGCTCCGACCACGAACAGCGCAGCGGCGGACAGCGCCGCGGCCGTGACCAGGGCCGCCACGCCCGCGCTGATCAGGAACGGGACGACCGGGACGGCCGCGCCGAGCGCGAACGACACGAACGACGACATCGCAGCCACCCACGGTGACGCGAGATCCTCCGGGTCGACGCCGAGCTCCTCGCGGGCCAGCGTGTCCAGCGCGGCGTCGGGGTCGGACATGATGCGCGCGGCGACGGCTTCGGCCTCGGCGTGCCCCATGCCCTTGGCGCGGAAGATCAGGGCGAGTTCTGCCTGCTCCTCCTCCGGCCACCGGCGCAGCTCCTCGCGTTCGACCGCGATCTCGCGCTGGTACAGCTCGGCCTGGGAGCGCACGGAGATCCACTCGCCCGTCCCCATCGAGAAGGCGCCGGCGAACAGGCCGGCCACCCCCGCCAGCAGGATGACGCGGTTGTCCTGCGTCCCACCGGCGACTCCCATCACCAGGGAGAAGTTCGAAACGAGACCGTCGTTGACGCCGAACACGGCAGCGCGCAACGCCCCGCCCGCGCCGGTCCGGTGGCGACCCTCCGACGTCGCGATGCGGCCACCTGCGGTGGACACGCCTCCGACCGCGGCGAGGACGCGGCCGTGAGCGATCTCCTCCTGTGACATCGCTTCGGGAGCATGGGCCACCTTCCGGTACTTGTCGGCGTCGGTGGCCTCTGCACGGATCACGATCGGGAGGACAGCGTGGATCCCGAAGCGACGGGCGACCAGGACCAGCAACCGGGTCCGCAGGTCCGGCCGAGGTTGGCGCAGGTCGTCCACGCCGGCTTCCGACAGCAGCTCGGCCCAGTGGGTGGCGTGCCGCTCTTCGGTCTCGGCCAGGTCGAGGAAGACGTCGCGTCGGTCGCCCGCGTGCTCAGCGAGACGCCGGTACAGATCCGCCGCCCGCAGCTCGTCTTCCCAGAACTCACGGAAGCGGATCACGTCTTCGGCATCGAGCGCCTCACCCATCGCGGCGCGCCCCCTGCTGACCTCGGCTCGCCTCCCGGTGACAGATCCGGGCGAAGGCGTCCAGGCTCCGTCCGAACAGCCGCGCCAGGTACGGGCGCACGACCAGGGATGCGCCGAGCTCTCCCAAGGCACCCAACGGCGGATCGACCTCCTCCCACCACACCAGGCGCGTGCCACCCTCGACCGGTTCCAGGACGAACGCGCCGACGCCGCTGATCAGGCGACCGGTGTGCCGCACCCCGAGCATGCGTGGCGGCTCCCACACGGTGACCCGCATCGTGTCCTGCACCGTCACGCCAACGACACGCGTCGGGACGCGCAGCTCCACGCCGGTCCCCTGACGTCGGTCGCCGGTGACCCGCACGGCACGCGCATCGACCATCCACTCGGCCTGCCGCTCCCAGTCGGTGAGCACTCGCCACACCACGCTCGGCGGCGCGTCCACCTCCCGGCTGAGCACGACCCGCAACGGCTGCCTCCGCGTCGTCGCTCCGCCACCGTCGCTAGGCTCGGTCCTCAAGCATCTCGGCCGGCCGACGCCACGCCGCGGGCGGTTGCCCGGCCGGTGATACACGCCCGACAAGGATCACGATGTTCGCCGAGATCGACGGCTGCACGCTGCACTACCTTAGCTACGGTGAGGGACCGCCGGTCGTGCTCGTCCACGGGCTCGGCGGGACCGCCAGCGTCTGGCACGGCGTCATGCAGGCCCTGCGCCAGCACCACCACGTGGTCGCGCTCGACCTGCGCGGTCACGGCCGCTCCGATGGCAAGGGCCGCTTCAGCATCGATGGGTGGGCCAACGACCTGCGTGGCCTGATCCGCCACCTGGACCTCACCGCAGTGACCCTGGTCGGACACTCGCTCGGCAGCCTGATCGTCCAGCATCTGGCGCACAGCGACCCGGACGTCTGCGATGAGCTGGTGCTGGTGGGCGGCATCTCGTACTTCCAGCCACCGACGTCCGATGCCTACCGGGAGCGGGCGGACATCGTCGAGCGCGACGGGATGGATGCCGTGGTGGACGCCTGGCTCGACGGGGCGCTGTCCCCGCAGACCCACGCCACCATGCCCGGCGCGGTCGGCTTGCTCCGGGAGATGTTCGTGCGCAACGACCCGGTGATGTACGCCAAGTCCTGCCGGGCACTGGTCAAGGCCCCGCAGATCTCCCGCACGGAGATCGGCCAACCGACCCTCGCGGTGGTCGGGGCGCATGACCGCTCCACGCCGCTTGCGATGGCCGAGGAGCTGCGTCGCGACATCCCCGTGTGCCGCGTCCGGGTCATCCCGCACGTCGGCCACTGGATGCCGGTGGAAGACCCCGGCACGCTCGCCGCAGCCGTCCTCGAGTTCCTCACCTGACGTGTCACGCCGCGACAGCGCCGGGACCACAGCGGGGGGCGGTCGGCGTTGGCAACGACGGCTGGCCGCTTCGGCTGCGGTGTTGGCCGCGCTGGCGGCACTTGCAGCGTTGGCGTACGGCGGTTGGCGCCTCGTGCGAGACACCCTGGAACCGCCCGATCGGGAACGGATCGAACAGGCCGCGGAACGCGTTCAGGCGGCGGTCCCGCGCGACGAGCTCGACGCGGTGCGTGATGCGGTCGCCCGTGCACACCAGCAGCTCAACGCCGACCTCGGCTACGGAGCGATCGGCTCCCTGGATCCCGGCCGTTTCCGCCGCGAGACCGCCGGGCCGATCGCCGGGCAGCTGCGCGAGGTGGCGATCCGCGTCGACGATCCCGCGATCAGCCGGGACCTCGAGACGGTGGCGACGCTGCTGCAGATCGGCGCCGAACGCGGCAACTCGGAGGCGCTGCAGCTGGCCCACCGCGTCCTGCACGATCTCGACCACTTCGCGTTCAACCCGGACCCTGGCCAACGCGAGTACTGGGGCGCGACCGTGACGCTGGAGGGCGACGACAACCCCGCCCAGCGCTACGTCGCCCAGCACCGGTAGCGCCGCATCCGGCCGTCGATCAAGGTGAGCGGTCGTCCACGTCCAACCGGACCGCCAGCCGCTGCCGTGCCCGGGCCACCACCGACGGTCCGGCTGCGGCGTACAGCTCCTCGTAGGCGGCGGCGAGCGCGTCGAGGTGGACATCGACGTGCTCCGGGTCGTAGCCGCGCCACGCCAGCGGGAAACGGAGCCGGCTCACCTCCACCGGAGTGGGCACCAGCCAGTCCGGAGGCTGCGGTCCCCGACGCGACGCCCGGCCGCCCGTCAGGAGCGCGACCACGACGCCGACGTAGGCCACACCGACCGCCACCCCGACCGCCACCCACGCACTCACGCCGACCTCCGCACCGCGGCGGACGAGGTTAGCCTCGTGTACGTGACCGCCCCGTACCCCCACCACCCCGCGCCACCGCGCATGGAGCGCTGCCTGGCCACGCCGCTGGGTGACGCCGTCGCGCACCGCCGCCGCCCCGTCCTGGCGCTGTCGCGCCGCCGGTTCGACTTCACCCGGGGGGTCGCGGTGATGGGCATCGTGAACCGCACGCCCGACTCGTTCTACCCGCCCGGCGCCACGTTCGACCTGGAGGCCGCGGTCGCTCGCGTCCACAGGCTGATCGCCGAAGGCGCCGACATGGTCGACATCGGAGGGGTGAAGGGCGGACCGGGTGATCCGGTTCGTCCGGCTGAGGAGCGGGCCAGGGTCGTGCCCCTGGTCGAGGCGGTCCGGGCTGACAGCGACGTGGTCGTGTCGGTGGACACCTCCCGCGCCGAGGTGGCCGACGCGGCGCTGGAGGCCGGAGCCGACCTCGTCAACGACGTGACCGGCGCCCACGACCCCGACATCCTCGCGGTCGTCTCCGAGCACGGTGCCGGGTACGTCGCGATGCACCACGGTGGCCGACCACGGACCCGTCCGTTCCGCCGCGGGTACCAGCCCGACGTCACGACCGCCGTCGTGGCCGAGTGCGCGGCGTTGGCCGACCGTGCCGTCGCCCACGGTGTCGCGCCCGACCGCATCGTCGTCGATCCCGGCCACGACTTCGTCAAGACGACGTACCACTCGCTGGAGCTGACCCGTCGCCTGCCGGAGCTCGTG
The genomic region above belongs to Actinomycetota bacterium and contains:
- a CDS encoding leucyl aminopeptidase, translated to MPTFEVTDAELSAADVDVVAIPAVAAPSLDEDADEQTAPPAPTLGPGAEQLAAAIDVDLTVECRALRFDGSVGSIARIPTRGAIPASLVLVVGLGKSDDLDAEAVRKAAAALADATSRQRSVATTIPAAADRLEPAGAAQALVEGLSLGAYRFSRYKSKGDEHRLEQVAVHGTATDALRDGVRIGDIHARAAAVARDLVNEPPANKRPPAFADRVRSLVDGTDVDITVLDETALERGGYGGIIAVGKGSEAPPRLVELSYAPDGAERHVALVGKGITFDSGGLSLKSGSGMMTMKMDMGGAAAVVATVKAAAELQLPLRLTGVLALAENMPSATAQRPGDVYTARNGKTVEVLNTDAEGRLVLSDALAHASEREPDVVVDLATLTGAVVVALGNRIGGLLTDHDGLADGLLSASQASGERLWRLPLPDDYRADLKSEVADLKNIGQQGVAGTIIGGLFLKEFVADGIPWAHLDIAGIAWSDKQYGYVRKGGTGAPVRTLLEWLTAGA
- a CDS encoding catalase; its protein translation is MTEQCPVTTTDAGIPAPSDDHSLTVTGGDVASGPARLA
- the folP gene encoding dihydropteroate synthase; the protein is MGIVNRTPDSFYPPGATFDLEAAVARVHRLIAEGADMVDIGGVKGGPGDPVRPAEERARVVPLVEAVRADSDVVVSVDTSRAEVADAALEAGADLVNDVTGAHDPDILAVVSEHGAGYVAMHHGGRPRTRPFRRGYQPDVTTAVVAECAALADRAVAHGVAPDRIVVDPGHDFVKTTYHSLELTRRLPELVALGYPVLVAVSNKDFIGETLDASIDERVDGSVATAVFAILRGASILRVHEVARTVDAVRMTEALLGWRAPTVAVRGLE
- a CDS encoding galactose oxidase; the protein is MATATGTQTAPQVDGWERLVAAPSRRTEVTAATDGDEIVVVGGFLEGGDTVSTVEIFDPRAGAWRTGPDLPVSVNHAMSTGLDGSVYVIGGYLGPGLTRPSDRAFRLNEGAWEELPRLPERRAAGGAAAVAGEVYVAGGVGRNGLADTLLIFDPGTASWRTAPGPPTLREHLGVAATDGRLFVVGGRTGGVGTNLATAEEFDAEADEWRRLPDLPTPRGGIGAAGTDTGFVLAAGGEDASGTFAEVEAFDVREGRWRVLPPLPTARHGLGVVAIGARVYAIAGGPDPGYAFSDAVEAIEVRRGPAA
- a CDS encoding SRPBCC family protein yields the protein MLSREVDAPPSVVWRVLTDWERQAEWMVDARAVRVTGDRRQGTGVELRVPTRVVGVTVQDTMRVTVWEPPRMLGVRHTGRLISGVGAFVLEPVEGGTRLVWWEEVDPPLGALGELGASLVVRPYLARLFGRSLDAFARICHREASRGQQGARRDG
- a CDS encoding alpha/beta hydrolase gives rise to the protein MFAEIDGCTLHYLSYGEGPPVVLVHGLGGTASVWHGVMQALRQHHHVVALDLRGHGRSDGKGRFSIDGWANDLRGLIRHLDLTAVTLVGHSLGSLIVQHLAHSDPDVCDELVLVGGISYFQPPTSDAYRERADIVERDGMDAVVDAWLDGALSPQTHATMPGAVGLLREMFVRNDPVMYAKSCRALVKAPQISRTEIGQPTLAVVGAHDRSTPLAMAEELRRDIPVCRVRVIPHVGHWMPVEDPGTLAAAVLEFLT
- a CDS encoding YibE/F family protein, coding for MQHVERAMLIVVAVLVALTAIGMWLLWPGQRPQAPGAPPLYAGRVVQAQTYQCPDVGSDAEETFGFQRTGPCQRVEVAILEGPGAGETFRIDTAEEDYPAFQHGDRVRVGVATIGEADRTYYVADFARLRPLLALFLVFVAAAVAVGRWHGVRSLAGLALSLAIIVWFVVPGILAGSNPFAVAVVGAFAIMLVTLYLAHGFTVKTSAALIGTAAALGVTALLGVAFVAFADLTGLASEEASLARFAVEGLDLRGLVLAGLVIGALGVLDDVTVSQASTVFAVHGANPDQSFGEVFRRAMGVGRDHIASTVNTLVLAYVGASIPLIVLFSTGGLPAAEIVNAEIVAEEVVRTLVGSVGLISAVPLTTALATAVAMRRDAGELPVPAHLRDDVDEGQLSDEELAHRRWIEYLRSGATEGEPPSVPSAGEDGS
- a CDS encoding AI-2E family transporter; translation: MTNRGGHRIVAHGQSADPVPAWLRTSAAVGWRLLVVAVGAALALSIFARLYLATAPVVIALFLATLAVPAARWMQRVGLPRTSAAAVTVVGGMVVIAGLIGVAIPLFVAQMGQLGQQVQQGWESILQWLQGSPLPVSADQLRQLVDRAAQEARDNAGRILTGAFTGLALVGEIMTILVLSLIVLFFFVKDSEPITGWILRQVPDGRRATVQRGAERAWATLTGYMRGVVIVAAVDATAVGLGLVLIGVPLVLPLMLLTFFGGFIPIVGAFAAGLVAVLVALVSGGPVDALLVLILFVAVQQIEGNFLQPVVMGRAVQLHPVVILLALTAGATIAGIAGAFLAVPVTAVLAAVGNEVRSGGDHDDSDPSSQRATGDAASAQPDMDVTEPRPAGDAEDGASS
- a CDS encoding VIT1/CCC1 transporter family protein, which produces MGEALDAEDVIRFREFWEDELRAADLYRRLAEHAGDRRDVFLDLAETEERHATHWAELLSEAGVDDLRQPRPDLRTRLLVLVARRFGIHAVLPIVIRAEATDADKYRKVAHAPEAMSQEEIAHGRVLAAVGGVSTAGGRIATSEGRHRTGAGGALRAAVFGVNDGLVSNFSLVMGVAGGTQDNRVILLAGVAGLFAGAFSMGTGEWISVRSQAELYQREIAVEREELRRWPEEEQAELALIFRAKGMGHAEAEAVAARIMSDPDAALDTLAREELGVDPEDLASPWVAAMSSFVSFALGAAVPVVPFLISAGVAALVTAAALSAAALFVVGASLSIFTGRGAAFSGGRMVGVGVLAAAATYLIGTLFGVAVG
- a CDS encoding DivIVA domain-containing protein; amino-acid sequence: MSAWVAVGVAVGVAYVGVVVALLTGGRASRRGPQPPDWLVPTPVEVSRLRFPLAWRGYDPEHVDVHLDALAAAYEELYAAAGPSVVARARQRLAVRLDVDDRSP